In the Penaeus monodon isolate SGIC_2016 unplaced genomic scaffold, NSTDA_Pmon_1 PmonScaffold_15742, whole genome shotgun sequence genome, TCCCGAGGATGATTTCTTCCTGAGTGTCACCCAGGATGCTCCTACCTCCTACTTCTACCCGGCGAGAGGCATAGATCACGAAGGGCCTCAGACCTGGATGCAGATGGATCTCCGCCTGAACGACTCCATCGAAATACGTTTTCATAATGGGACGACGTGGATGAAGGAAGCCAGTCCTCTGAAGGGGCTTCTTCTTAAATCCTTTTCCATGTCCTTCGGACTTTGGGCACCGAACTGTCCTCAGAGTGAGTTCAAAGCTAATGA is a window encoding:
- the LOC119569496 gene encoding uncharacterized protein LOC119569496, which translates into the protein VPHHEHYNIKTYENSISFLMLFPPEDDFFLSVTQDAPTSYFYPARGIDHEGPQTWMQMDLRLNDSIEIRFHNGTTWMKEASPLKGLLLKSFSMSFGLWAPNCPQSEFKANDM